Proteins encoded in a region of the Vicia villosa cultivar HV-30 ecotype Madison, WI linkage group LG5, Vvil1.0, whole genome shotgun sequence genome:
- the LOC131603252 gene encoding serine/threonine-protein kinase SAPK2 has translation MEKYEIIKDIGSGNFGVAKLVREKWSGELYAVKFIERGFKIDEHVQREIINHRSLKHPNIVRFKEVLLTPTHLAIVMEYAAGGELFERICSAGRFSEDEARYFFQQLISGVSYCHSMEICHRDLKLENTLLDGSSAPRLKICDFGYSKSSVLHSQPKSTVGTPAYIAPEVLSRREYDGKIADVWSCGVTLYVMLVGAYPFEDPEDPRNFRKTLQRILSVHYSIPDYVRISQECRHLLSRIFVANPEKRITIPEIKMHPWFLKNLPLEFTEGENNLQTNENDSSSQSIEEILSIIQEARKAGDGPKVSEQFVGGSMDLDDLDADADIDDIETSGDFVCAL, from the exons ATGGAAAAGTATGAGATAATTAAAGATATTGGATCAGGAAACTTTGGTGTTGCAAAACTTGTAAGAGAAAAATGGAGTGGAGAGTTATATGCTGTTAAGTTCATTGAAAGAGGCTTCAAG ATTGATGAACACGTGCAAAGGGAGATTATAAATCACAGGTCCTTGAAACATCCCAATATTGTTAGGTTCAAAGAG GTGTTGCTCACTCCAACTCATTTAGCAATAGTGATGGAATATGCTGCTGGTGGAGAACTGTTTGAAAGAATATGTAGTGCTGGTAGATTCAGTGAAGACGAG GCAAGATATTTCTTCCAGCAGTTGATTTCTGGAGTTAGCTATTGCCATTCAATG GAAATTTGCCATAGAGATCTTAAGCTCGAAAACACACTTCTAGATGGAAGCTCGGCACCACGGCTAAAAATATGCGACTTTGGTTACTCAAAG TCATCTGTTCTGCACTCCCAACCAAAATCAACGGTCGGAACCCCGGCTTATATTGCACCAGAGGTCTTATCAAGAAGAGAATATGATGGAAAG ATTGCAGATGTTTGGTCTTGTGGGGTGACTTTGTATGTGATGCTTGTTGGTGCTTATCCTTTTGAAGATCCAGAAGACCCAAGAAACTTCAGAAAAACACTTCAG CGAATTCTCAGTGTCCACTATTCTATTCCTGACTATGTCCGCATCAGTCAAGAATGCAGACATCTTTTATCAAGAATATTTGTAGCCAACCCAGAGAAG AGAATTACCATACCAGAGATAAAAATGCACCCATGGTTCCTAAAAAACTTGCCACTAGAATTCACAGAGGGTGAAAATAATTTACAAACTAATGAAAACGATTCATCATCACAAAGCATAGAAGAAATATTGTCCATAATTCAAGAAGCTAGAAAAGCAGGAGATGGTCCAAAAGTTAGTGAGCAGTTTGTTGGTGGCAGCATGGATCTTGATGATTTAGATGCAGATGCTGACATAGATGACATTGAAACTAGTGGTGATTTTGTTTGTGCTTTATAA
- the LOC131603254 gene encoding pentatricopeptide repeat-containing protein At4g02750-like gives MHISLLSISLKPLSFSTARHHPSFLLLATQLFSTHQHVYHANLNIAALSRAGNINAARHLFDKTSPKDIVTWNSMLTAYWQNGFLQHSISLFDSMPIKNVVSWNSIITACVQNDNLNDAFSYFTAMPERNTASYNAMMSGFVKMGRVEEAQKLFEEMPRPNVVSYTVMIDGYAKKEDGIRRARALFDAMPNRNEVSWTVMISGLVENGLYEEAWELFDRMPRKNVVASTSMITGFCRQGKIEEAWNLFQQIPYRDRASWNIMITGYAQNGRGEEALNLFSQMVRTGMQPDDLTFVSHFTACASLALLDEGRQANALVIKHGFDSDLSVSNALVTMYSKCGEIVDSELAFRKISHPDIVSWNTIIAAFSQHGLYDRARYYFDHMVTVGVAPDGITFLNLLSACCRAGKVDETMSLFYLMVHNYGIPPRSEHYSCIVDVMSRAGQLKRACEVIQEMPFKADSSIWGALLVGCNIHSNVKLGELAARSILNLDPYNSGAYVMLSNIYAAAGKWKDVNRVRVMMKEQGIKKQTASSWMQIGNKLHCFVGSDPSHPNIDDIHEALRRIALHMKVKGNSEEEAIS, from the exons ATGCACATTAGCCTACTTTCGATTTCTCTGAAACCACTTTCATTCTCCACCGCGCGCCACCACCCTTCCTTCCTTCTCCTCGCTACACAACTTTTCTCAACTCACCAACATGTATATCACGCCAATCTCAACATCGCAGCCCTCTCACGCGCCGGTAACATCAACGCCGCACGCCACCTGTTCGACAAAACGTCCCCAAAAGATATCGTCACATGGAACTCCATGCTCACAGCCTACTGGCAAAACGGCTTTCTACAACACTCCATATCACTATTCGactccatgccaatcaaaaaCGTCGTTTCATGGAACTCCATCATAACCGCATGCGTTCAAAACGACAACCTCAACGACGCGTTTAGTTACTTCACCGCAATGCCGGAGAGAAACACTGCGTCGTACAATGCTATGATGTCGGGTTTTGTGAAAATGGGACGCGTGGAGGAAGCGCAGAAATTGTTTGAAGAAATGCCGCGGCCGAATGTTGTTTCGTATACTGTGATGATTGATGGGTATGCCAAGAAGGAAGATGGGATTAGGCGTGCGAGGGCGCTGTTCGATGCGATGCCGAATAGGAATGAGGTTTCGTGGACGGTGATGATTAGTGGTCTTGTTGAGAATGGGTTGTATGAGGAAGCGTGGGAACTGTTCGATAGAATGCCTCGGAAGAATGTTGTTGCTAGTACTTCTATGATTACTGGGTTTTGTAGACAAGGGAAGATTGAGGAAGCTTGGAACTTGTTTCAACAGATTCCATATAGAGATCGCGCTTCTTGGAATATAATGATAACTG GCTATGCCCAGAATGGGAGAGGGGAGGAGGCACTAAATTTATTTTCACAAATGGTCAGGACTGGTATGCAACCTGATGACTtgacttttgtttcacattttacTGCCTGTGCTAGTCTTGCATTACTTGACGAAGGAAGACAGGCGAATGCTCTTGTAATTAAGCATGGCTTTGATTCAGATTTGTCCGTGAGCAATGCCTTGGTTACTATGTACAGTAAATGTGGTGAAATTGTCGACTCCGAGTTAGCCTTTAGGAAAATTTCTCATCCGGACATTGTTTCATGGAACACAATCATTGCTGCATTTTCGCAGCATGGTCTTTATGACAGAGCTCGGTACTACTTTGACCATATGGTAACAGTCGGTGTTGCACCTGATGGCATAACTTTCCTGAATTTGCTATCTGCCTGTTGTCGTGCTGGGAAGGTTGATGAGACCATGAGTCTTTTTTACTTGATGGTCCATAATTATGGTATTCCGCCAAGGTCTGAACACTATTCTTGTATAGTTGATGTTATGAGTCGAGCGGGTCAATTGAAGAGAGCTTGCGAAGTAATCCAAGAGATGCCATTCAAGGCAGATTCCAGCATTTGGGGTGCTCTCCTTGTGGGCTGTAATATCCATTCAAATGTGAAATTGGGGGAACTGGCTGCTAGGAGCATTTTGAATTTGGATCCTTATAATTCTGGTGCTTATGTGATGTTGTCTAACATATATGCTGCTGCTGGCAAGTGGAAGGATGTCAATAGAGTGAGGGTTATGATGAAAGAGCAAGGAATTAAGAAACAAACAGCTTCTAGTTGGATGCAGATTGGAAACAAACTCCATTGTTTTGTTGGAAGTGATCCGTCGCATCCAAATATAGATGATATTCATGAAGCTTTAAGGAGGATTGCATTACATATGAAGGTAAAGGGTAACTCTGAAGAAGAGGCTATAAGTTAA